In Triticum urartu cultivar G1812 chromosome 6, Tu2.1, whole genome shotgun sequence, the following proteins share a genomic window:
- the LOC125513056 gene encoding uncharacterized protein LOC125513056 isoform X3: protein MGNSRPGGAPPTTSGNVARSNAEAATEAPRLRPHGGPGAPGPGSPGRSTPLPGGRERGSTGANVMTPSCDRQQNRAVEEAPLGASSAVKKSSVPNSLSRGSDINSGSRMDAEEQVMGEQASNGDAGSSSKKRKKRMDARSYIKRFKTGVRVGASDIVVASPDRMGKENTASGHVADSNTAILCEGSRLIEKSKGHSSHAAFKVSNSPISGLHETSDTRVDQCSTPLSEVQPHKPTDVQNIAVESSLPAKARDPRTGLARQSFPSPSSLQSVPIPIPHEEIKSTVGDGEPITVPKENSASGHLKVTQSDGTDGNSNICAACGRGTPGTFRSCGGKGCKSRYHMSCLDQYLSLGNWFCTSCTKKRLQFGLHYIVDGIESVWDVKEAEGMQTSKQYFVKYKNLAHVHNRWIPEGDIKVMPGGPDLLSLFNKRNHTEKTIWKEEWTKPHRLLRKRLLVPPKLADDFFCADDFFCSTGVNYTYCTLEWLVKWRGLGYDHATWELETSSCLCTPEADELKKNYENRREAAKQSSVPQKTKVKQSSFQKLERLPDGCHPDFDNDHLCSINHLREYWHKSHGAVLVDEKEYVMKTVLFTMSVLPDISQPFLIVTTPGSLSLWEVQFNKLAPFINVVVYDGGKDELKLIRDLEFYESGSRSMLQVLLSHPDAILEDIEPIAHIGWEAVIVDCYEKSALQYLEQLKEIPTDFRMLLVSSQIKDNLPEHVKLLAFLNSGEQENGDRVDTAETLMMLEGNFKSHIAYERQADSLKILEHWVPAYISQLQLQIYCSILLSNSSVLQSQMKSDKALYDIIMSLSKCCDDPYLVDESLRPPVNNHDHTDPIVTRVQACGKLLLLQKMLEAIRNKRLRVIILFQSGVAGGSSVGDTLETVVRHKFGPESYERVEFRGSFSKKAVALNKFNDKTKGRFVFLIETSACLPSIELSSVDAIIIYNSDRNPLNDQNALEKIKIEAQLRHPSIFRLYTPFTMEEKWLVLAKQGMLIDKDITHSISHSLISWGASCLFSRLDELKHDNCASKSSERDNFMNKVISEFLGKLATNIVGSTKIACTSISEANMSGKFYSRNITLIGEKEEMRALDGDPSNFWSNLLDGKSPGWSYISEPPQSSHMIVQNLEERAKDPAEEASQSRRKRRKVGEITGPSSKSSPDNNHDDMLPENCSTSSPALQPLDDTQQKLGVEKRMSTPKNLHIQLKKELSKLITALQLPDDVRAMAEQLFEYFLKNHLVVTEPVSILHAIIISLCWHAASVLKYKINCGESIALAGKSLNCECNEELASFIYGRLRFPEEKNPNRAIETSINGQPVSVEDTQISWEETSTNLRNNHMLQSKEMDHGNLTSTGPQEVSSSAEHMIPEVQEPIQDTHGECHVSNDELPNMIVEKRTELVDNNHDNFTNGAPQVISSGAEQMISEVQEPVQEIHRECHLPNDERPNMTVEKRTELVDSNHDNFTNGAPQVVSSGADHMISEEQEPVQETHRECHLSKDNLPNMIVEKRMELIDNVFSLREKNILCKQQLEISGLDTYTQNNVIRLKEVCILVLKHIRRSHIDEVTRSDKMQLTVQWFTMLMCAFLDHMRLQHNKLEAVQSDRWLVERHLKKNLQQVAKSGQLDQDFDRHIALPDSNFVMEEFIHFKEQSGEYHIVESSVPDNQQPLDDGLLMEIALVRNEVLSGAISTQAMENEPVATSVNSGEGPASEAVDFPGNCILSSDGMGVQRAGCSSSTIPANDDSVGQESSIGDCRNTGHVEAENIANPGMLLEGADSLVRGFNANTDDTVDTDQVHLESPVSPATLPVSTEFETQTCQSSMHVEQSPEAQQSTSMKDQPAEKRACIVGPEAAMQDQSAEAERAGTLGAISAQVLPSEMQSSSTSTRGVPFVSGLQSSSVHQSVVPSLEPHAGVELPGTVTPHAIQPPASMPAEQSTSLPAQQSLATLRHPPAEAEPAGILATEAACDLQPEVQLSTSMQDQPADSLVRGFNANNDDTVDTDQVHLASPVSPATLPVSTEFETQTCQSSMHVEQSPEVQQSTSMQDQPAEKRACIAGPEAAMQDQPAEAERAGTLGAISAQVLPLEMQSSSTSMRGVPFVSGLQSPSVHQSVVPSLDPHAGVELSGTVTPHAIQPPASMPVEQSTSLPAQQSLATLRHPPAEAEPAGILATEVACDLQPEARLSTSMQDQPAEGACILGATAARGSQPEVQPSTSLDSHGRGESTDTLGVVTAPDMQSEIQPSALMQDQPVAAEGACVLGTTVAQDLQPELQTATTVQHDPLERTRSEERRQAGFEPNTAASPEHDLQSEIQPSASMRDRPAGAEGAGMVGSTAAQDLQPERQLSTTVQHIPTGPEQPTQLPPVTPLVFNNPIISDEPLRNELEKIIHWSTLLDKGHDDKRSQLQAERNQEIEKINRKYDSLLQQEDSAHRLKRTQLNGIYQKVYVSKSLAENFRRQFTPSVASHGRLMNPVMEQLPESSSSAARIAASPSVIPSPSPGVAAHSSAEPSVRPPPVALPSSSRTVQSQSAMPGNLSGEISSSAMPGNLSGAISPPFVPAPSLHASHGPAGPQLRPVQPQSVPPSILYRTMPPAIPTPRPQGSYGPAGAAAQQLRAPSPHLQHLRMRPPYVIPTDHHQQQQLPTIIGVPAGGQFATESLRPTFPFPQPGAVLASMTPAGSAHQPVLPSASGSSPATPSYLLPPGRHLDPVWTPNPALTFAQVQQQASYLNMALGGSSSSTSAGPAAPGSQQHAGGAQLPVVLNHPGLEPSPPPNSNPYMPARFGVEPDSSSGGPSNAAGPSAEVVCLSDDEA, encoded by the exons ATGGGGAACAGCCGGCCCGGAGGGGCGCCTCCGACAACCAGTGGGAACGTGGCGAGGAGCAACGCGGAGGCCGCGACGGAAGCTCCCCGCTTGCGGCCACACGGAGGGCCAGGCGCGCCGGGTCCGGGGAGCCCAGGTCGGAGCACACCCCTTCCTGGTGGTCGGGAGAGGGGTTCCACGGGGGCAAATGTGATGACACCGTCTTGTGACAGGCAGCAGAACAGAGCGGTGGAGGAAGCGCCGCTCGGAGCGTCGAGCGCGGTTAAGAAGAGCAGTGTGCCCAATTCTCTGTCAAGGGGTTCAGACATAAACTCTGGCTCTAGGATGGATGCAGAGGAGCAAGTGATGGGTGAGCAAGCAAGCAACGGGGACGCTGGCTCTTCCTCGAAGAAGCGGAAAAAAAGAATGGATGCAAGAAGCTACATCAAGAGATTCAAGACTGGCGTAAGAGTGGGTGCCTCAG ATATAGTTGTTGCTTCCCCTGACAGGATGGGCAAGGAGAATACTGCAAGTGGGCATGTGGCAGACAGCAACACTGCTATCCTGTGTGAAGGTAGCAGGTTGATTGAAAAAAGCAAGGGACATTCAAGCCATGCTGCCTTCAAAGTTTCTAACAGTCCTATTTCTGGTTTACATGAAACTTCAGACACAAGAGTTGACCAATGTTCTACACCATTGTCAGAG GTACAGCCACATAAACCTACCGACGTGCAAAATATAGCGGTTGAAAGCAGTCTTCCAGCAAAGGCTAGAGATCCACGCACTGGCCTTGCAAG GCAAAGCTTTCCATCACCATCATCATTGCAAAGTGTACCAATACCTATTCCTCATGAAGAG ATTAAGAGCACAGTTGGAGATGGTGAACCTATTACTGTTCCAAAAGAAAATTCAGCTTCAGGACATCTCAAGGTGACCCAATCTGATGGAACAGATGGTAACTCCAACATATGTGCTGCTTGTGGTCGTGGAACCCCAGGAACTTTTAG GTCTTGTGGTGGAAAAGGTTGCAAAAGTAGGTACCATATGTCTTGTCTGGATCAATATTTGTCCCTTGGGAATTGGTTCTGTACCAGCTGTACAAAAAAGAGGTTGCAGTTTGGCTTACATTATATTGTTGATGGGATAGAGTCTGTGTGGGATGTCAAGGAGGCTGAGG GAATGCAAACTAGCAAGCAGTATTTTGTCAAGTATAAAAATCTGGCACATGTCCATAACCGTTGGATTCCAGAAGGTGATATTAAGGTCATGCCTGGAGGTCCTGATCTTCTTTCCTTGTTTAACAAGAGGAATCATACTGAAAAG ACAATTTGGAAGGAGGAATGGACTAAGCCACATCGCCTGTTGAGGAAGAGGCTACTTGTGCCCCCCAAATTGGCTGATGATTTCTTCTGCGCTGATGATTTCTTTTGCTCAACTGGTGTCAATTATACATATTGTACTCTTGAATGGTTAGTGAAATGGAGGGGTCTTGGCTATGATCATGCAACATGGGAACTAGAGACTTCATCCTGTTTATGTACGCCGGAAGCTGACGAACTTAAAAAGAACTACGAGAACCGCCGTGAAGCTGCAAAACAATCATCTGTTCCCCAAAAAACAAAG GTTAAGCAAAGCTCATTCCAGAAACTTGAGAGATTGCCAGATGGGTGCCATCCTGATTTTGACAATGATCACTTGTGTTCAATCAATCACCTTCGAGAGTACTGGCACAAATCTCATGGTGCTGTTCTTGTCGATGAGAAG GAGTATGTAATGAAGACCGTGTTATTCACAATGTCTGTATTACCTGACATCAGCCAACCTTTTCTAATTGTCACAACCCCTGGTTCTCTGTCCTTATGGGAGGTTCAGTTCAATAAGTTGGCACCATTTATCAATGTTGTTGTGTATGACGGGGGGAAAGATGAGCTGAAATTAATTCGAGATTTGGAATTCTATGAGAGTGGAAGCCGCAGTATGTTACAGGTTCTCTTATCCCATCCTGATGCTATCCTAGAG GATATTGAACCTATAGCACACATTGGTTGGGAAGCAGTCATAGTTGATTGTTATGAAAAGTCAGCTCTACAGTATCTCGAACAACTGAAGGAAATTCCCACTGACTTCAGAATGTTGCTTGTGAGCTCCCAAATTAAG GATAATCTTCCCGAGCACGTGAAACTTCTAGCATTCCTTAATTCTGGAGAGCAAGAAAATGGCGATCGCGTTGATACTGCTGAGACCCTTATGATGCTGGAAGGAAACTTCAAAAGTCATATTGCATATGAGCGTCAAGCAGATTCTTTAAAAATATTGGAGCACTGGGTTCCTGCTTACATTTCACAACTGCAGCTGCAGATATATTGTTCCATACTGCTTTCAAACTCATCTGTCCTCCAGTCGCAGATGAAAAGTGATAAAGCTCTTTATGACATTATTATGTCTCTCTCAAAG TGCTGTGATGACCCTTACCTTGTTGATGAATCCCTGCGACCTCCTGTCAACAATCATGATCACACTGATCCTATAGTTACGAGAGTGCAAGCATGTGGCAAGCTACTGCTTCTTCAAAAAATGCTTGAAGCAATAAGGAACAAGAGGCTAAGAGTTATTATTCTTTTTCAA TCTGGTGTAGCAGGTGGAAGCTCAGTGGGTGATACATTGGAAACTGTTGTGCGTCACAAATTTGGCCCGGAGTCATATGAACGTGTTGAATTTCGTGGATCATTCTCAAAGAAAGCAGTGGCACTTAATAAGTTCAATGACAAGACTAAGGGGAGATTTGTTTTTCTGATTGAAACAAGTGCATGCCTCCCAAGTATTGAGCTGTCATCTGTCGATGCCATTATTATATATAATAGTGACCGGAACCCACTAAATGATCAAAATGCTCTTGAAAAAATCAAAATAGAGGCACAACTTAGGCATCCAAGTATTTTTCGCTTATACACTCCTTTCACAATGGAGGAGAAGTGGCTTGTGCTTGCAAAACAGGGGATGCTAATTGATAAGGATATAACACACAGCATAAGCCATTCCTTGATTAGTTGGGGTGCATCATGTCTCTTCTCTAGACTTGATGAGCTTAAGCATGACAACTGTGCAAGTAAAAGCTCTGAAAGAGACAACTTTATGAATAAAGTAATTTCAGAGTTCTTGGGAAAATTAGCCACAAATATTGTAGGCAGCACCAAAATTGCCTGCACATCCATATCGGAAGCCAATATGAGCGGGAAATTTTACTCAAGAAACATTACTCTAATTGGTGAAAAAGAGGAAATGCGTGCATTGGATGGAGATCCATCTAATTTCTGGTCAAATTTACTGGATGGAAAATCCCCTGGTTGGAGCTATATATCTGAGCCACCACAATCAAGCCATATGATCGTACAGAACTTGGAAGAACGAGCCAAGGATCCTGCTGAAGAAGCCAGTCAAAGCAGAAGGAAGCGTAGAAAGGTTGGCGAAATCACAGGTCCATCTTCAAAAAGTTCACCTGACAACAATCATGATGATATGTTGCCTGAAAACTGTTCTACATCGAGTCCTGCTCTTCAACCTCTTGATGACACACAACAAAAATTAG GGGTTGAAAAGCGAATGAGCACACCCAAGAATCTTCACATCCAACTTAAGAAAGAGCTATCAAAATTAATTACGGCCCTACAATTGCCG GATGATGTAAGAGCTATGGCTGAACAGTTGTTTGAGTATTTTTTGAAGAATCATCTTGTTGTTACAGAGCCAGTGAGCATACTGCACGCAATCATCATATCCTTG TGTTGGCATGCTGCTTCTGTTCTTAAGTATAAGATAAATTGTGGAGAGTCGATTGCCCTTGCTGGAAAAAGCTTGAACTGTGAGTGCAATGAAGAGCTTGCATCATTCATCTATGGAAGATTAAGGTTCCCAGAGGAAAAAAATCCAAATAGAGCAATTGAAACTAGCATCAATGGTCAACCAGTGTCAGTAGAGGACACCCAAATCTCATGGGAGGAGACCTCTACCAACTTGAGAAACAACCACATGCTCCAAAGTAAGGAAATGGATCATGGTAATTTGACGAGTACTGGACCACAAGAGGTTTCATCTAGTGCTGAGCATATGATCCCAGAGGTGCAGGAACCTATCCAGGACACTCATGGAGAATGTCATGTGTCAAATGATGAGCTTCCTAACATGATTGTGGAGAAAAGAACAGAGTTAGTTGACAACAATCACGACAATTTCACAAATGGTGCACCACAAGTGATCTCATCTGGTGCTGAGCAGATGATCTCAGAAGTGCAGGAACCTGTACAAGAAATTCACAGAGAATGTCATTTGCCAAATGATGAGCGTCCTAACATGACTGTGGAGAAAAGAACAGAGTTAGTTGACAGCAATCATGACAATTTCACAAATGGTGCACCACAAGTGGTCTCATCTGGTGCTGATCACATGATCTCAGAGGAGCAGGAACCTGTTCAAGAAACTCACAGAGAATGTCATTTGTCAAAGGATAACCTTCCTAACATGATCGTGGAGAAAAGAATGGAGTTAATTGACAATGTTTTCTCCTTGAGAGAAAAGAATATCCTTTGTAAACAACAGCTTGAGATCTCAGGTTTAGACACATACACACAGAACAACGTTATCAGACTGAAAGAAGTGTGCATTTTAGTTCTGAAGCATATTCGTAGAAGTCACATTGATGAAGTGACCAGGAGTGACAAAATGCAGCTAACTGTTCAGTGGTTCACTATGCTTATGTGTGCATTTTTGGACCACATGAGGCTCCAGCATAACAAACTCGAGGCAGTGCAATCTGATAGGTGGCTCGTAGAGCgacatctgaagaagaatctccAGCAGGTAGCAAAATCAGGCCAATTAGATCAAGACTTTGATCGGCATATTGCTCTACCAGATTCAAACTTTGTTATGGAAGAATTCATCCATTTTAAGGAGCAGAGTGGTGAGTATCATATTGTTGAAAGTTCTGTGCCAGATAACCAGCAGCCATTAGATGATGGATTGTTAATGGAAATTGCATTAGTACGAAATGAAGTTCTGTCAGGGGCCATATCTACACAGGCAATGGAAAATGAGCCAGTTGCAACTTCCGTGAACTCAGGTGAAGGACCAGCATCAGAAGCTGTTGATTTTCCAGGAAACTGCATCCTTAGTTCTGATGGCATGGGTGTACAAAGAGCTGGTTGTTCATCAAGTACTATTCCTGCAAATGATGATTCAGTTGGTCAG GAATCTTCAATTGGTGACTGTAGAAATACTGGACATGTTGAGGCCGAAAATATTGCTAATCCAGGTATGTTGCTGGAAGGAGCAGATTCTCTTGTTAGGGGATTTAATGCAAACACCGATGACACTGTTGATACAGATCAAGTCCACTTGGAGTCACCAGTTAGTCCAGCTACCTTACCAGTGTCTACTGAATTTGAAACTCAGACTTGCCAATCAAGTATGCATGTGGAACAAAGT CCTGAAGCGCAACAGTCAACCTCAATGAAAGATCAACCTGCAGAAAAACGAGCATGTATTGTGGGTCCTGAGGCAGCAATGCAGGATCAGTCAGCAGAGGCTGAGCGAGCAGGTACCTTGGGTGCCATATCAGCTCAGGTTTTGCCGTCTGAAATGCAATCATCATCAACCTCAACGCGGGGCGTTCCTTTTGTGTCTGGTCTGCAAAGTTCGTCTGTCCATCAAAGTGTAGTACCTTCACTGGAACCACATGCAGGAGTAGAGTTACCGGGCACGGTGACACCTCATGCTATACAACCACCAGCCTCAATGCCTGCGGAACAGAGTACGAGTCTGCCTGCCCAACAAAGCTTAGCAACATTGCGTCATCCACCAGCAGAAGCAGAACCAGCAGGTATTCTGGCCACAGAGGCAGCTTGTGATTTGCAGCCTGAAGTCCAACTGTCAACCTCAATGCAGGATCAACCTGCAGATTCTCTTGTTAGGGGATTTAATGCAAACAACGATGACACTGTTGATACAGATCAAGTCCACTTGGCGTCACCAGTTAGCCCAGCTACCCTACCAGTGTCTACTGAATTTGAAACTCAGACTTGCCAATCAAGTATGCATGTGGAACAAAGT CCTGAAGTGCAACAGTCAACCTCAATGCAAGATCAACCTGCAGAAAAACGAGCATGTATCGCGGGTCCCGAGGCAGCAATGCAGGATCAGCCAGCAGAGGCAGAGCGAGCAGGTACCTTGGGTGCCATATCAGCTCAGGTTTTGCCGCTTGAAATGCAATCATCATCAACCTCAATGCGGGGCGTTCCCTTTGTGTCTGGTCTGCAGAGTCCGTCTGTCCATCAAAGTGTAGTACCTTCACTGGATCCACATGCAGGAGTAGAGTTATCCGGCACTGTGACACCTCATGCTATACAACCACCAGCCTCAATGCCTGTGGAACAGAGTACCAGTCTGCCTGCCCAACAAAGCTTAGCAACATTGCGTCATCCACCAGCAGAAGCAGAACCAGCAGGTATTCTGGCCACAGAGGTAGCTTGCGATTTGCAGCCTGAAGCCCGACTGTCAACCTCAATGCAGGATCAACCTGCAGAAGGAGCATGTATATTGGGCGCCACTGCTGCTCGAGGTTCGCAGCCTGAAGTGCAACCATCAACCTCATTGGATTCACATGGCAGAGGAGAATCAACAGATACGTTGGGTGTGGTGACAGCTCCTGATATGCAATCGGAAATACAACCATCAGCCTTGATGCAGGATCAACCTGTGGCAGCAGAAGGAGCATGTGTTCTAGGCACGACAGTAGCCCAGGATTTGCAGCCTGAACTGCAAACAGCAACCACAGTTCAGCATGACCCACTTGAAAGAACACGCTCTGAAGAAAGGAGACAAGCTGGTTTTGAACCAAACACAGCAGCCAGTCCTGAGCATGATCTGCAGTCTGAAATACAGCCATCAGCCTCAATGCGTGATCGACCTGCAGGAGCAGAAGGAGCAGGTATGGTAGGCAGTACGGCAGCCCAGGATTTGCAGCCTGAACGGCAATTATCAACCACAGTTCAGCATATCCCTACCGGTCCTGAGCAGCCTACCCAACTCCCTCCAGTCACGCCATTAGTGTTTAATAATCCAATCATTAGTGATGAACCGCTGAGAAATGAGTTGGAAAAAATAATTCATTGGAGCACTTTGCTTGATAAAGGCCATGACGATAAG AGATCACAACTTCAGGCAGAGCGCAACCAAGAAATAGAGAAGATAAACAGGAAGTATGACTCGTTACTTCAACAAGAAGATTCCGCTCATCGTCTGAAGCGGACTCAGTTGAATGGTATCTACCAGAAAGTTTACGTGAGCAAATCACTAGCTGAGAATTTCCGACGCCAGTTCACACCATCTGTTGCATCTCATG GGAGATTGATGAACCCTGTAATGGAGCAGCTTCCGGAGTCTTCTTCTTCAGCGGCTCGGATCGCAGCATCGCCGTCGGTTATCCCATCACCATCCCCCGGAGTGGCAGCGCACAGTTCAGCAGAACCCTCCGTCCGCCCTCCGCCGGTGGCTCTACCATCCTCATCACGGACCGTCCAGTCACAGTCAGCCATGCCTGGCAATCTCTCTGGAGAAATATCATCGTCAGCCATGCCTGGCAATCTCTCTGGAGCAATATCACCACCTTTTGTTCCAGCGCCTTCGCTACATGCAAGCCACGGACCCGCCGGACCACAGCTGCGCCCTGTCCAGCCACAATCAGTTCCACCCAGCATTCTCTACAGAACAATGCCACCTGCTATTCCGACACCTCGGCCACAGGGCAGCTACGGGCCCGCTGGAGCAGCAGCACAGCAGCTGCGTGCGCCCTCTCCTCATCTGCAGCACCTCAGGATGCGCCCGCCATATGTCATCCCCACAGACcaccaccagcagcagcagcttcCTACCATCATAGGGGTTCCAGCGGGTGGGCAGTTTGCCACGGAGAGCCTAAGGCCGACGTTTCCGTTTCCGCAGCCAGGCGCCGTGCTAGCCTCCATGACTCCAGCAGGCTCGGCTCACCAGCCAGTGCTGCCGTCAGCGTCAGGCTCAAGCCCGGCTACCCCGTCATACCTTTTGCCACCTGGCCGGCATCTAGACCCCGTCTGGACGCCGAACCCCGCTCTCACGTTTGCCCAGGTCCAGCAGCAGGCATCGTATCTGAACATGGCCTtgggcggcagcagcagcagcacctCAGCAGGTCCGGCGGCGCCAGGAAGCCAGCAGCACGCCGGCGGCGCTCAGCTACCTGTCGTCCTCAACCATCCAGGCCTGGAACCGTCACCGCCGCCGAACAGCAACCCGTACATGCCGGCCAGGTTCGGCGTGGAGCCTGACAGCAGCAGTGGCGGCCCCAGCAACGCAGCAGGGCCGAGCGCGGAGGTTGTGTGCCTGTCCGACGACGAAGCCTAG